The following proteins come from a genomic window of Macadamia integrifolia cultivar HAES 741 chromosome 14, SCU_Mint_v3, whole genome shotgun sequence:
- the LOC122060842 gene encoding receptor-like protein Cf-9, translating into MIRELQDVNGDILTEGDAIGQRLVSQFEEFGKKGVSAFHATVLDVIPEILTNMDNDSLSEIPSATEISCAAWDLDPSSVPGPDDFPGVFYTTCWDMVGNDIMLAKWVIIDLLLFDPSSLLLRLVSEEQAAFQKGPLDASISSFHFLSELNLNYNQNLSSTVPSSLVNLTSLTVFSIVDCGFHGVFPSNVFLQPNLTLIHLSGNPLLSVQLPEFPEVNNSSLQYLGARGTKFQGQFPSSVGNLKFLKILYLGNCNFSGALPPSLANLSHVTELDLSGNSFSGQIPSFFPDFLRDIKSLSYLDLSSNRIDGAIPKWIWQLQNLSYLDLSNNSLTGLELPLPPTNHSFNIEYLYLDSNKIQHCLPTAPCSSQTFNQSNSDQFVSPILGNLTSLLSKARIFSISVNKLTGKIPFSICNASNLKYLDLSHNQLSGPIPTCLGSSNLKLLSLTVNKLAGNIPFSLCNASNLEFLDLSFNQLSGIIPTGLGNSNLLGVLSVESNNLVGNIPFSICNASNLYLLKLSDNPLSGTIPTCLGSSNLEVLYLENNKLHGPIPPILFRSGCRLHSLKLNGNMLQGQVPRSLANCKKLVVLDIGDNQLNDSFPYWLENLSQLSVLIMRSNNFVVDIVDKGLHISQFHIATTFTTVDLSNNKFNGEIPDAMGNLKSLMLLNLSGNSLMGRIPSSLENLSNLESLDLSRNNLSGQIPSQLTSLTFLSILNLSDNNLVGIIPQGKQFDTFSNTFYEGNTGLCGFPLSRKCGITDGALPPILTLQQEEDSTPLLDWKFLVAGYCSGLIVGLVIGQQFFWRNNRFTAFCLRIRGSKKRKGLKRKHNIRKK; encoded by the exons atgaTCAGAGAGCTTCAGGATGTGAATGGCGATATCCTGACTGAGGGGGATGCTATTGGCCAGCGGCTAGTTTCCCAATTTGAAGAATTTGGCAAAAAGGGAGTCTCTGCATTTCATGCTACGGTATTAGATGTTATCCCTGAGATTCTGACTAATATGGATAATGATAGTCTCTCTGAAATCCCTTCGGCTACTGAAATAAGTTGTGCAGCTTGGGATCTTGATCCTTCCAGTGTGCCTGGTCCTGACGATTTCCCTGGAGTCTTCTATACCACTTGCTGGGATATGGTTGGTAATGAC ATAATGCTTGCAAAGTGGGTCATTATAGACCTATTGCTATTTGATCCGAGCTCTCTCCTTCTCCGATTGGTCTCTGAAGAGCAAGCAGCTTTCCAGAAAG GCCCCTTGGATGCATCTATCTCAAGCTTTCATTTCCTCTCGGAGCTCAACCTTAACTACAACCAAAATCTCTCTTCCACAGTGCCAAGTTCTTTGGTGAACCTCACTTCTTTGACTGTCTTTAGTATCGTGGATTGTGGATTCCATGGAGTTTTTCCGAGCAATGTTTTCCTTCAACCTAACCTGACACTGATTCATTTATCAGGTAATCCTCTCCTCTCAGTTCAGTTACCAGAATTCCCTGAAGTCAACAACAGTTCTCTTCAATATTTGGGTGCCAGAGGCACGAAATTCCAAGGGCAGTTTCCAAGTTCAGTTGGGAATCTCAAGTTTTTGAAGATATTGTATCTCGGGAATTGCAACTTCTCTGGGGCACTCCCACCTTCTCTTGCAAACCTTAGCCATGTTACCGAATTGGATCTTTCAGGGAACAGTTTCAGTGGTCaaattccttccttcttcccagATTTCCTTAGGGACATCAAGTCATTGAGTTATTTAGATCTCTCTAGTAATAGAATTGATGGTGCAATACCCAAATGGATATGGCAATTACAAAATTTGTCATATCTAGACCTTTCTAACAACTCCTTGACAGGTCTGGAATTGCCATTACCACCTACTAATCACTCCTTCAACATTGAGTATCTATATCTTGACTCAAACAAGATACAACACTGTCTTCCAACAGCTCCATGCTCTTCACAGACATTCAATCAATCTAACAGTGATCAATTTGTGTCTCCAATCTTAGGGAATCTCACATCCCTTCTCTCCAAAGCCAGAATCTTTTCAATTTCAGTGAATAAATTAACTGGAAAAATCCCTTTCTCAATCTGCAATGCAAGTAATTTGAAATATTTGGATTTGTCCCATAACCAATTGAGTGGTCCTATCCCGACATGCCTTGGCAGTAGCAACTTGAAGCTACTAAGTTTAACGGTAAACAAATTAGCTGGAAATATCCCTTTCTCATTATGCAATGCAAGTAATTTGGAGTTTTTGGATTTGTCCTTTAACCAATTGAGTGGCATTATCCCAACTGGCCTTGGCAATAGCAACTTATTGGGGGTATTAAGTGTAGAGAGCAACAACTTAGTTGGAAATATCCCTTTCTCGATCTGCAATGCAAGTAATTTGTATCTTTTGAAATTGTCTGATAACCCATTGAGTGGCACCATCCCAACATGCCTTGGCAGTAGCAACTTGGAGGTACTGTATTTAGAGAACAATAAATTACATGGTCCTATTCCTCCGATATTATTTAGAAGCGGATGTCGTCTACATTCACTTAAACTCAATGGAAATATGCTTCAAGGACAAGTTCCAAGATCATTGGCTAACTGCAAGAAATTGGTGGTGTTAGATATTGGGGACAACCAGTTGAACGATAGCTTCCCATATTGGTTGGAAAATCTCTCCCAATTGAGTGTTCTTATTATGAGGTCTAACAACTTTGTTG TTGATATTGTGGATAAGGGTCTACACATCAGCCAGTTTCATATTGCAACAACTTTCACTACTGTAGATTTATCCAACAACAAATTCAATGGAGAGATTCCAGATGCAATGGGCAACTTAAAATCACTTATGCTGCTCAACTTGTCAGGAAATAGCCTCATGGGTCGAATTCCATCTTCGTTGGAAAATCTAAGCAATCTTGAGTCATTGGATCTTTCAAGAAACAATCTCTCAGGACAAATACCCAGTCAATTGACAAGTTTGACATTCCTATCGATCTTGAATCTGTCTGATAATAACCTCGTAGGAATTATACCACAAGGCAAGCAGTTTGACACTTTTTCGAACACTTTCTATGAAGGTAACACAGGATTATGCGGTTTCCCATTGTCAAGAAAGTGTGGAATTACAGATGGAGCATTGCCTCCAATCTTGACATTGCAGCAAGAGGAAGATTCAACACCTTTACTTGATTGGAAATTTCTCGTAGCTGGATATTGCTCTGGTTTAATAGTTGGACTAGTCATAGGACAACAATTTTTTTGGAGAAACAACCGATTCACTGCATTTTGTTTGAGAATCAGAGGatccaagaagagaaaagggtTAAAGAGGAAACACAACATCAGGAAGAAATAA
- the LOC122060843 gene encoding receptor like protein 27-like, producing MHYHFHPKSNYHPLKSWDNPNTDCCYWEGIICDITNGHVIGLSLSHSSLYGSIHYNSTLFHLHHLQMLKLSGNHLSGCIPSEISQLTDLVSLDLSFNRFGGQIPSELSRLTKLIFLDLSGYRFTQFEISTDWFSQLEIPTDWFSQLEILDLRKFVQNLSSLRELHLDGVNLSAPNNRDWCHPLSSALPNLHVLSMRNCSLIGPLDASISSLRFLSELYLDFNRNLSSIVPSSLVNLTSLTDFSLWHCNFSGPIPPSLANLTHLTELDLSENSFSGQIPSFFRRNFPSLEVLWLENNLLQGPIHSYLYFLPSLRVLDLSDNQFSGIINEPTHNISSFSSPLKFFLSGNHLKGQDLVRSISKINGTFELLDLSFNDFGYLMEGTNLSYDCSHNFINAQIHELWMISCNLSKFPDFLRNQKELTYLELPSNRIGGAIPNWIWQKNLSRVGLFNNSLARLELPLPNHFFNIEILNLQSNMIQEYLPTASNQSNSEFESSILGNLTSLLSKSSFQFSISDNKLTGKIPFSICNASNLDFLDLSNNQLSGTVPTCLGSSNLRVLKLESNKLIGKIPFSICNARYLDILDLSKDFLSGTIPTCLGNSNLGVLNLESNKLDGPIPPAFKDGCILHTLKLNNNTLQGKVPRSLGNCKELKVLDVGYNQLNDTFPYWLGNLSALQVFVMRSNKFGGPIAQLSQADSPFPSLHVIDLSFNGFTGNLPLQYILHWKAMMTAENNSDLNYISFHEKFSDNYYQDTVAIVYKGLYLEMTRILTTLVTIDLSNNNFKGKIPDALGNLKALKVLNLSGNSLIGQIPFFLGNLSELESLDLSRNKLSGEIPRQLTSLTFLSVLNVSYNNLVGGIPQGSQFDTFSNDSYEGNAELCGLPLSRKCGISDRGLPPASMSQQNDDSKPLLDWKFVVAGYCSGLIIGLVAGQQLFWRNNQYLGCILRIRGSKQIRKGRKRKHHNRGK from the coding sequence ATGCACTATCATTTCCATCCAAAATCCAATTACCATCCTCTCAAGTCTTGGGATAATCCCAATACTGATTGCTGCTACTGGGAGGGCATCATCTGTGATATCACCAATGGTCATGTCATTGGCCTTAGTCTCTCTCATTCATCACTCTATGGTTCTATCCATTACAATAGCACCCTCTTCCATCTTCATCACCTTCAGATGCTTAAACTCTCTGGGAACCATCTTTCAGGGTGTATTCCATCAGAAATATCACAACTCACAGATTTGGTTTCTCTTGATCTTTCTTTCAACCGATTTGGGGGCCAAATTCCATCTGAATTATCACGGCTGACTAAGCTCATTTTCCTTGACCTTTCTGGCTATAGGTTTACCCAATTTGAAATCTCTACAGACTGGTTTTCCCAACTTGAAATCCCTACAGATTGGTTTTCCCAACTTGAAATCCTTGATCTTAGAAAATTTGTTCAAAACCTATCTAGCTTGAGAGAGTTGCATCTTGATGGCGTGAACTTGTCAGCTCCAAATAATAGGGATTGGTGTCACCCGTTATCATCCGCACTTCCTAACCTTCATGTGCTTTCAATGAGGAATTGTTCACTTATAGGCCCTTTGGATGCATCGATCTCAAGCCTTCGCTTCCTCTCAGAGCTCTACTTGGACTTTAACCGAAATCTCTCTTCCATTGTACCTAGTTCTCTGGTGAACCTCACTTCTTTGACTGATTTTAGCCTCTGGCATTGCAACTTTTCTGGACCAATCCCACCTTCTCTTGCAAACCTTACTCATCTTACTGAATTAGATCTTTCAGAGAACAGTTTCAGTGGTCAAATCCCTTCCTTCTTCAGGAGAAACTTTCCCAGCCTTGAGGTACTCTGGTTAGAAAACAATTTGCTTCAAGGCcccatccattcttatctatATTTTCTTCCATCCTTGCGTGTGTTGGACTTATCTGATAATCAATTCAGTGGGATAATAAATGAGCCTACTCACAACATATCTTCTTTTTCTAGTCCACTAAAGTTTTTCTTAAGTGGAAACCACTTGAAAGGACAAGACCTGGTGAGATCAATTTCCAAGATCAATGGAACATTTGAACTCCTTGACCTTTCATTCAATGACTTCGGCTACCTAATGGAAGGTACAAATCTTTCTTATGATTGCAGTCACAACTTTATCAATGCTCAAATTCATGAATTGTGGATGATATCTTGCAATCTTAGTAAATTCCCAGATTTCCTTAGGAACCAAAAGGAATTGACTTATCTAGAACTTCCTAGCAATCGAATTGGTGGTGCCATACCCAATTGGATATGGCAAAAGAATTTGTCACGAGTAGGACTTTTTAACAACTCATTGGCACGTCTGGAATTGCCATTACCTAATCActtcttcaacattgaaataCTTAATCTTCAATCAAACATGATACAAGAGTATCTACCAACAGCTTCCAATCAATCTAATAGTGAGTTTGAGTCTTCCATCTTAGGGAATCTCACATCCCTTCTCTCTAAATCCAGTTTCCAATTTTCAATTTCAGATAACAAATTAACTGGAAAAATCCCTTTCTCAATCTGCAATGCAAgtaatcttgattttttggatttgtccAATAATCAATTGAGTGGTACTGTCCCAACATGCCTCGGTAGTAGCAACTTGAGGGTGCTAAAGTTAGAGAGCAACAAATTAATTGGAAAAATCCCTTTCTCAATCTGCAATGCAAGGTATCTAGATATTTTGGATTTGTCCAAAGACTTCTTGAGTGGCACTATCCCAACATGCTTGGGCAATAGCAACTTGGGCGTACTAAATTTAGAGAGCAACAAATTAGATGGACCCATTCCTCCCGCTTTCAAAGATGGATGCATTCTACATACACTCAAACTCAATAATAATACGCTTCAAGGAAAAGTTCCAAGATCATTGGGCAACTGCAAGGAACTAAAGGTGTTAGATGTTGGGTACAACCAATTGAATGATACTTTCCCATATTGGTTGGGAAATCTCTCAGCGTTGCAGGTTTTTGTCATGAGATCTAACAAATTTGGTGGTCCCATTGCTCAACTTTCCCAAGCTGATTCTCCCTTTCCAAGCCTACATGTCATTGACCTCTCTTTCAATGGTTTTACAGGAAACTTACCATTgcaatatattcttcattggAAGGCAATGATGACTGCTGAGAACAATTCAGATTTGAATTATATCAGTTTCCATGAAAAGTTTTCCGACAACTACTATCAAGATACAGTTGCTATTGTATACAAAGGACTATACCTGGAAATGACAAGAATTTTAACAACCCTCGTCACCATAGATCTATCCAACAACAACTTCAAAGGAAAGATTCCAGATGCTTTGGGAAATTTAAAAGCACTTAAGGTACTCAACTTGTCAGGAAATAGCCTCATAGgtcaaattccattttttttagggAATCTAAGTGAACTTGAGTCGCTAGATCTTTCAAGAAACAAACTTTCAGGAGAAATCCCAAGGCAATTGACAAGTTTGACCTTTCTTTCAGTCTTGAATGTATCATATAATAACCTCGTAGGAGGTATACCACAAGGGAGCCAATTTGACACCTTTTCAAATGATTCCTATGAAGGAAATGCAGAATTATGTGGGTTGCCTTTGTCAAGGAAGTGTGGAATATCTGATAGAGGATTACCTCCAGCATCAATGTCCCAACAAAATGATGATTCAAAACCTCTACTTGATTGGAAATTTGTCGTAGCTGGGTATTGCTCTGGTTTAATAATTGGATTGGTTGCTGGACAACAATTGTTTTGGAGAAACAACCAATACTTGGGATGTATTTTGAGAATCAGAGGATCCAAGCAGatcagaaaaggaagaaagaggaaacaCCACAATAGAGGGAAATGA